In the Synergistaceae bacterium genome, AGCAAGCCCGAAACGCTCCTTGTAATAGTCGCAGACGGCCTCTTTCAGCTCCGGGATGCCGGAACTCGGCGTGTAGTGGGTGTGTCCCTTCATCATCGCCTCCTCCGCGCTGCGGATCGCTGCGTGAGGTGAGTCGAAGTCGGGCTCGCCCGCACCGAAGGAGATCACCGGCCTGCCCTCTCTTTTCAGGGCCTTCGCCTTCGCCGAGACGGCGAGAGTGGCGGAGGGCTGCATCTTTCTGGCCCTTGCGGAGATGCGCATTTGCTTCGCCTCCTTTGATGATGCCGACGCCGTTCTTTGGTCAGTGCAAACGGCGTCAGCATGTCCCGGAGGGATCGGATTTTTTCTTGCCCTTCCCCTTGTCCGGTGCTAGAATAATAGCATACTACAGAGTCTGATTGGAGGGGATCGGCATGGACATACGGTTCGTGACCAGGGGAGTCGAGATCAAGGAAGATTTAAAAGACTACATGGAAAACAAGATGTCCAAGCTAGAGAGGTTTTTCAACCGTATCATAGATAGTCAAATAGTCGTCAGCTTCGGCAGGGGCCTTTACACGGTGGAGATAACCTCCAAC is a window encoding:
- a CDS encoding HPF/RaiA family ribosome-associated protein; its protein translation is MDIRFVTRGVEIKEDLKDYMENKMSKLERFFNRIIDSQIVVSFGRGLYTVEITSN